In Vulpes lagopus strain Blue_001 chromosome 1, ASM1834538v1, whole genome shotgun sequence, a genomic segment contains:
- the MRPS18B gene encoding 28S ribosomal protein S18b, mitochondrial, with the protein MAASALRSWLRPPPGLSPFRSAYGVQVPLQTLCTKGPPEEDSLSPVPISPYKNEPWKYLDSEEYQNRYSTRPVWADYRRNHKGGIPPQRTRKTCIRRDKVAGNPCPICRDHKLHVDFRNVKLLEQFVCAHTGVIFHAPYTGVCMKQHKKLTQAIQKARDHGLLSYHIPQVEPRDLDFSTSHGAVSATPPAPTLVSGDPWYPWYSWKQPPERELSRLRRLYQGHLREESGPPPESMPEVPLSSPTESSSTEESPQSAL; encoded by the exons ATGGCGGCCTCCGCATTGCGTTCGTGGCTGAGGCCCCCTCCTGGCCTTTCGCCCTTCAGAAGTGCCTACGGAGTTCAG GTTCCCCTCCAGACTCTTTGCACCAAAGGCCCCCCTGAGGAAGATTCTTTGTCCCCAGTTCCCATAAGTCCTTATAAGAATGAACCGTGGAAATATCTGGACTCAGAAG AATACCAGAATCGTTACAGCACTCGCCCTGTCTGGGCTGACTACCGTAGAAACCACAAAGGTGGAATACCCCCACAGCGGACTCGAAAGACGTGTATT CGTAGAGATAAAGTTGCTGGGAATCCCTGCCCCATCTGCCGTGATCACAAGCTGCATGTCGACTTTAGG AACGTGAAGCTCCTGGAACAGTTTGTCTGCGCCCACACAGGTGTCATCTTCCATGCCCCATATACAG GGGTCTGTATGAAGCAACACAAGAAGTTGACCCAGGCCATTCAGAAAGCCAGAGATCATG GTCTCCTCAGTTACCACATTCCTCAGGTTGAACCTCGGGACCTTGATTTCAGTACCTCTCACGGAGCTGTGAGTGCTACTCCGCCAGCCCCCACCCTGGTTTCAGGTGACCCCTGGTATCCATGGTACAGTTGGAAACAGCCACCGGAGAGAGAGCTGTCCCGCCTTCGACGGCTCTATCAGGGCCATCTTCGAGAAGAGAGCGGTCCCCCACCTGAGTCAATGCCTGAAGTGCCCCTTAGCAGCCCAACCGAATCTTCCTCCACTGAGGAGAGCCCTCAGAGTGCTCTGTAG